The genomic stretch CTCGTCATCGCGCTGGTTTGAATTCGGTGAGTAGAACTGCTGAATCAGATAGGTGTTCGCCCCGTGGATTTCCACACCGTCGAAACCGGCCTGGATGGCTCGACGCACCGCCTCACCAAACTTGCCGATCATGCCTTCCACTTCTTCAGCGGTCAGAGCAACCGGCGTTGCGGCACCTTCACGCGGCGCGGCTACGGCGCTCGGGCCAACCGGGGTACGGCCACCAATCAGTTTTGGGTCGACCATGCGGCCGCCGTGGTAGATCTGCAGCAGCGCCTTAGAACCTTTGGATTTAATGGCCTCCGCGATTTTCGCCAGCCCGGCAATTTTCTCATCATTATCAATACCGATGGCCCCCGGGAAGGCGAGACCGAGATCGTCGACGAAGCAACACTCCACAATGATGGTGCCAATGCTGCCGGAACGGGCCCGATAGTACTCCACCAGCTCGCTGGTGACGGTGCCGTCAAAATAGCCGGTACAGGTTGTCATAGGGGCCATTAACAAACGGTTTTTCAGTTCAGTACCATTCGGTAATGTGAAGGGGCTAAGAATGCGTTCGTTAGTGCTCATAATAGAAACTCCAAACTTTTAAAAATTAAGAATTCGTTATCGGATTGATTTTTTATTTCGTCGTTATTTGCCGATGTCATGATATTAATATAATGATTTTTTTAGTTTCTAAAGTTATTACGTTAGTTAAAAAACTATTTAATCCCTTCGATAACACAAATAACACATTGGTGTTAGCGATTGTAATTCAGCCATTCACAATAATTTAAAATTCGTTAAATGATTAATGGTAAAACCAATTCACCAAAGCGAACAAATAATGAATAAAAACAACACACTACAAACACACCAAAATCTAACCTGTTAAAAAAATGATAAAAAATACGCGAAAAACAGGCAATAACCACATACGCCAGAGTGGTTATTAATAAAAGCATAAAAATAACGCTGCAATTCTATTTTTTTGATCGCGATCAATAGTTATGGCATTCAAAAGCGCAATATAAAAACATCATCATTTTTTAATTTAGCGCACACAAAAACGCGTTAAATCGCTATTACTGAAAAAACACGAAAGCACCTTTAATAACTAATAAAAGCAAAGAAACTTAAGAAAGTGTTTTTTCAGTGCGACCGAATTTTTGACAACTTAAGACGTGAAACTATGAATACAAAAACTGCTGTAACGCCCCCTGTGGCGAACCAGGCATCAAATGGAAACGCAAAACGATTGCTGATGATGGCGCTACCCGTCATCGTCGCCGTACTGCTGCTGTTTGTTCCCGTTCCTGAAGGCTTGCCGCCTTACGCATGGCACTACTTCGCCATTTTTGTCGGCGTGATCGTCGGTCTGATCTTCGAACCGCTGCCGGGTGCGGTGATCGGCCTGACCGGCGTGGTCGCCATTGCCCTGTGCAGCCAGTGGGTGCTGTTCAGCCCCGATCAGCTGGCTGACCCGAAATTCAAGCTGGCGGGCGCCTCCTTTAAGTGGGCGGTGAGCGGGTTTGGTAACTCTACCGTCTGGCTGATTTTCGGTGCCTTTATGTTCGCCGCTGGCTATGACAAAACCCGCTTCGGCCGCCGTCTGGCGCTGATTCTGGTGAAGTACCTCGGCCGTCGCAGCCTGACGCTCGGTTACGCCATTACGTTTGCGGACCTGCTGCTGGCACCGTTCACCCCGTCCAACACCGCGCGCAGCGGCGGGACCATCTACCCGATTATCGCTAACCTGCCGCCGCTGTACGGTTCAAAACCCAACGACCCAAGCGCGCGTAAGATTGGTTCGTACCTGATGTGGGTGGCGATCACCGCGGCCTGTATCACCAGCTCAATGTTCCTCTCCGCCCTCGCGCCAAACCTGCTGGCCCTGGCGCTGGTGAAAAGTACGGTTGGGATTGATATCTCCTGGGGCACCTGGTTCCTCGCCTTCCTGCCGCTGGGTATCCTGCTGATTCTGACCATGCCGCTGCTGGCCTACTGGTTCTACCCACCTGAAGTCAAAGTGAATAACGAAGTGCCGCTGTGGGCGACCCGCGAGCTGGAAAAACTCGGCAAACTGTCCCGCAACGAAATTTTGCTGCTGGTGTTCGTGTGCTGTGCGCTGCTGATGTGGATCTTCGCCGCCGCGTGGATTGAGCCTGCCATGGCGGCCCTGCTCATCGTCGGTCTGATGCTGTGGACCGGCGTGCTGGAGTGGAACGATATCACCGGTAACAAGGCCGCATGGAACACCTTCGTCTGGTTCGCCACCCTGGTGGCACTGGCGGATGGCCTCTCCTCCACCGGCTTTATCAGCTGGTTAGGTAAAGAAGGCGGCCTGCTGATGAGCGGTATCTCTCCGGGCGTAGCGACCATCGTCCTGCTGCTGGCGTTCTACCTGCTGCACTACCTGTTTGCCAGCACCACCGCGCACACCACGGCGCTGCTGCCGGCGATGCTGACCATCGCCTCCACCATTCCGGGCATGAATATGGAAGTGTTCGTTCTGCTGATGGTGACCTCGCTGGGCGTGATGGGGATTATCACCCCGTACGGTACTGGCCCAAGCCCGATTTACTACGGTAGCGGCTACCTGCCAACCAAAGACTACTGGCGCCTCGGCACCATCTTCGGTGCCATCTTCCTGGCGGCCCTGCTGCTGATTGGCTATCCGTGGATGTCCATGATGTTCTGATTCCTGACCGCCGGACTTCTCCTCCGGCGGTTTTATTTTTGTGGAGCAATACGCTATGTCAAACAAACCCTTTATCTACCAGAACCCCTTCCCTCTTTCCCATGACGACACCGAATACTACCTGCTGACCAAAGAGCACGTTTCCGTTGCCGAATTCGACGGTCAGGAAGTGCTGAAAGTGGAGCCGGAAGCCCTGACCCTGCTGGCGCAGCAGGCCTTCCACGATGCCGCGTTTATGCTGCGTCCTTCCCATCAGAAGCAGGTTGCCGCGATCCTGAACGACCCGGAAGCCAGCCAGAACGACAAATACGTTGCCCTGCAGTTCCTGCGTAACTCTGAAATCGCGGCCAAAGGCGTGCTGCCAACCTGTCAGGATACCGGCACCGCGATCATCATGGGTAAAAAAGGCCAGCGCGTCTGGACCGGCGGCGGTGACGAAGCGGCGCTGAGCCAGGGCGTGTATAACACCTACATTGAAGATAACCTGCGCTATTCGCAGAATGCGGCGCTGGACATGTATAAAGAGGTGAATACCGGCACCAACCTGCCCGCGCAGATCGATCTCTACAGCGTGGACGGGGACGAATACAAATTCCTGTGCATGGCAAAAGGCGGCGGTTCTGCCAACAAAACCTACCTCTATCAGGAAACCAAAGCGCTGATCACCCCGGCGAAGCTGAAAAACTACCTGGTTGAGAAGATGCGCACTCTGGGCACTGCGGCCTGCCCGCCTTACCATATCGCATTTGTGATTGGCGGTACGTCAGCGGAAGCCACGCTGAAAACCGTGAAGCTCGCTTCCACGCGCTACTACGACGCGCTGCCGACGGAAGGTAATGAACACGGCCAGGCGTTCCGCGACGTTCAGCTCGAACAGGAACTGCTCCAGGAAGCGCAGAACCTCGGCCTCGGCGCGCAGTTCGGCGGTAAATACTTCGCCCACGATATCCGCGTGATCCGCCTGCCGCGCCACGGCGCCTCCTGCCCAATCGGCATGGGCGTCTCCTGCTCCGCAGACCGCAACATCAAAGCGAAAATCAACCGCGACGGGATCTGGATTGAGAAGCTGGAACACAACCCGGGCCAGTATATTCCTGAATCACTGCGCCAGCAGGGCGAAGGCGACGTGGTGAGCATCAATCTGGACAAGCCGATGAATGAGATCCTGGCGCAGCTTTCCGCGCACCCGGTCTCTACCCGCCTGTCCCTGAACGGGACCATCATCGTGGCGCGCGATATTGCCCACGCGAAGCTGAAAGAGCTGCTCGACAACGGTGAAGAACTGCCGCAGTACGTCAAAGATCATCCGATTTACTACGCAGGCCCGGCCAAAACGCCGGAAGGCTACGCGTCTGGCTCGCTCGGCCCGACCACGGCGGGCCGTATGGACTCGTATGTGGACTTACTGCAATCCCACGGCGCGAGCATGATCATGCTGGCGAAAGGCAACCGCAGCCAGCAGGTGACGGACGCCTGCCATAAGCACGGCGGTTTCTACCTGGGCAGCATTGGCGGCCCGGCAGCGGTATTGGCGCAAAACAGCATTAAGAGCCTGGAATGCGTCGCGTATCCGGAGCTGGGAATGGAAGCCATCTGGAAAATTGAAGTCGAGAACTTCCCGGCGTTTATCCTGGTGGATGACAAAGGTAACGATTTCTTCCAGCAGATCCAGAACAAACAGTGCGCGGGTTGTTCACAGCGCTAGGTTGAGACAGTCCGGGTGGCGCAACGCTGCCCGGCAGTCGCAGAAAGACATGCGCCTGCGTCATGTCACAAAACCGTGATATCAGCCACTTAGCAAAACGTGGTGAATAAAAAATCAATTAATTGTTAAGTTATTGTTGTCATTAATTGTATTTATCCCGCGCAGGCTATTCATGCGAAAAGTGCATCAGCCGATGCGGCATTTGCGCTTATCTATTTCCTCATCCTGATCCAGTTTTCAAAAACAGACGCGTAATACGTCAACAATAAACTGGAGATAACCATGTTTTCCTCAACCTCACCTGCAACCGTACGCTCGAAAGCGGGCGCCATACTCCGCGTGACGTCCGGCAACTTTCTTGAGCAGTTCGATTTCTTTCTGTTCGGCTTCTATGCCACCTACA from Enterobacter dykesii encodes the following:
- the fumA gene encoding class I fumarate hydratase FumA produces the protein MSNKPFIYQNPFPLSHDDTEYYLLTKEHVSVAEFDGQEVLKVEPEALTLLAQQAFHDAAFMLRPSHQKQVAAILNDPEASQNDKYVALQFLRNSEIAAKGVLPTCQDTGTAIIMGKKGQRVWTGGGDEAALSQGVYNTYIEDNLRYSQNAALDMYKEVNTGTNLPAQIDLYSVDGDEYKFLCMAKGGGSANKTYLYQETKALITPAKLKNYLVEKMRTLGTAACPPYHIAFVIGGTSAEATLKTVKLASTRYYDALPTEGNEHGQAFRDVQLEQELLQEAQNLGLGAQFGGKYFAHDIRVIRLPRHGASCPIGMGVSCSADRNIKAKINRDGIWIEKLEHNPGQYIPESLRQQGEGDVVSINLDKPMNEILAQLSAHPVSTRLSLNGTIIVARDIAHAKLKELLDNGEELPQYVKDHPIYYAGPAKTPEGYASGSLGPTTAGRMDSYVDLLQSHGASMIMLAKGNRSQQVTDACHKHGGFYLGSIGGPAAVLAQNSIKSLECVAYPELGMEAIWKIEVENFPAFILVDDKGNDFFQQIQNKQCAGCSQR
- a CDS encoding anion permease, which translates into the protein MNTKTAVTPPVANQASNGNAKRLLMMALPVIVAVLLLFVPVPEGLPPYAWHYFAIFVGVIVGLIFEPLPGAVIGLTGVVAIALCSQWVLFSPDQLADPKFKLAGASFKWAVSGFGNSTVWLIFGAFMFAAGYDKTRFGRRLALILVKYLGRRSLTLGYAITFADLLLAPFTPSNTARSGGTIYPIIANLPPLYGSKPNDPSARKIGSYLMWVAITAACITSSMFLSALAPNLLALALVKSTVGIDISWGTWFLAFLPLGILLILTMPLLAYWFYPPEVKVNNEVPLWATRELEKLGKLSRNEILLLVFVCCALLMWIFAAAWIEPAMAALLIVGLMLWTGVLEWNDITGNKAAWNTFVWFATLVALADGLSSTGFISWLGKEGGLLMSGISPGVATIVLLLAFYLLHYLFASTTAHTTALLPAMLTIASTIPGMNMEVFVLLMVTSLGVMGIITPYGTGPSPIYYGSGYLPTKDYWRLGTIFGAIFLAALLLIGYPWMSMMF